A part of Aegilops tauschii subsp. strangulata cultivar AL8/78 chromosome 2, Aet v6.0, whole genome shotgun sequence genomic DNA contains:
- the LOC109787465 gene encoding uncharacterized protein — translation MAAAAEEASTAPRSLPEEEEEAMAVLDFDMLCASVAMSAERRKGAGMGEAVACAGSGGGEGAAGGGVQRMWEGDVVIDCLEDRRIAFEAACCPFYRFGKNMRRANLGSCFLQAMAYFISLVAVLVSLIAFSVTKHHVYLYMGLGSVLLIAIYTGYFRRRIRKQFNIRGTDGSLDDCVLHLICPCCALCQEARTLEMNNVQCGVWHGRGDTICLGSNGEGNKAFAALHKSPFVLIKSPELCGMDRISSGADEHQPLVPSAQPEQE, via the exons atggccgcggcggcggaggaggcgtcCACGGCGCCGAGGAGCCtccccgaggaggaggaggaggcgatgGCGGTGCTGGACTTCGACATGCTCTGCGCGTCCGTCGCCATGTCGGCGGAGAGGAGGAAGGGCGCCGGCATGGGGGAGGCGGTGGCGtgcgcgggctcgggcggcggcgagggggccGCCGGCGGAGGCGTGCAGAGGATGTGGGAGGGGGACGTGGTAATTGATTGCTTGGAGGACCGGCGAATCGCGTTCGAGGCCGCCTG TTGCCCATTCTATAGGTTTGGCAAGAACATGCGGAGAGCCAATCTCGGATCTTGCTTCCTTCAG GCAATGGCTTACTTCATTTCATTAGTTGCTGTTCTGGTCAGCTTAATTGCCTTTTCTGTAACGAAGCATCATGTATATCTATATATGGGACTTGGTTCTGTTCTCTTGATAGCAATCTATACCGGTTACTTCCGAAGAAGAATCAGGAAACAGTTCAATATCCGG GGGACTGATGGCAGTCTAGATGACTGTGTTCTCCATCTGATATGTCCTTGTTGTGCGCTGTGCCAG GAGGCGAGAACTTTGGAGATGAATAATGTCCAGTGTGGTGTCTGGCACGGGCGGGGTGATACCATTTGTTTAGGGAGCAATGGTGAAGGAAACAAGGCCTTCGCTGCTCTACACAAATCACCATTTGTGCTTATAAAATCCCCCGAGTTGTGTGGCATGGACAGAATATCAAGTGGTGCTGATGAACATCAGCCGCTCGTCCCATCAGCGCAACCAGAGCAGGAGTAA
- the LOC120973769 gene encoding protein FAR1-RELATED SEQUENCE 5-like, whose product SSSPSFADSACYNRPSSSRRRHLPRPASNVMPSARSSSDKMDPAEILADVQELEEEGDYDGGDYGEDNETSSLNMGEPAEENYMSLDESYSGNRHGDDDDDDMDIDDSFAESALRMDENGDFVRNIVDDESDKSHVDASHDDSSSKGDVDGPSGKDEHVGDDMFNFDTGFDEYQQESLDRHWKVMRKTFRSLGEAYIFYNQYAYERGFSVRKDSLKYSKGPEGTMRLRKYLCARAGKRQAKLCTMEGRTRRLRGETRCFCDAHITLKLDKERGVWYVSSFSDDHSHVLARPDEVTFLRSHNQIKEYQKGDILTMGGAGIRKHMIYDTLVSRYGSYAKAGFGRKKLYNMCYREKMKFLAQGDADTAIGIMMTRRERDPDFFFEHTVDDEGRLKNLFWCDSQSRRDYVDYGDVTVFDSTYRMNRYGMPFIPFVGLNNHHCTTVFGCALVSDETEDTYVWLLQTFLRAHCQKRPRSVIIDGDAAMIKAIRKELCLISGVWKIARPLIEDSFLMDCLCL is encoded by the exons TCGTCGTCGCCTTCCTTCGCGGACTCCGCCTGCTACAACCGGCCATCGTCCTCACGCCGTCGACACCTGCCTCGGCCGGCCAGCAACGTCATGCCGTCAGCGCGTTCGTCATCGGACAAAATGGATCCAGCTGAAATCCTCGCCGACGTGCAAGAG TTAGAGGAGGAGGGCGATTATGATGGCGGTGATTACGGCGAGGACAACGAAACCTCGTCACTGAATATGGGTGAACCTGCTGAGGAGAACTACATGAGTTTGGATGAATCTTATAGTGGCAAT cgacatggtgatgatgatgatgatgatatggaTATAGATGATTCATTTGCTGAAAGTGCACTCCGG ATGGATGAGAACGGGGACTTTGTGAGGAATATTGTGGACGATGAAAGTGACAAATCGCACGTTGATGCATCTCATGATGACAGCTCCAGCAAA GGAGATGTAGATGGTCCAAGCGGTAAGGATGAGCATGTTGGTGATGATATGTTTAATTTTGACACCGGATTTGATGAATATCAGCAAGAATCATTGGACAGGCATTGGAAGGTGATGAGGAAGACGTTCAGGTCACTAGGAGAGGCTTACATTTTCTATAACCAGTATGCTTACGAGCGTGGTTTCAGCGTAAGAAAGGACTCACTGAAATATTCGAAAGGTCCTGAGGGAACTATGCGCTTGAGAAAGTATCTGTGTGCGAGAGCTGGGAAACGACAGGCAAAACTTTGTACAATGGAAGGCAGGACCCGCAGGCTCAGAGGGGAAACTCGTTGCTTCTGCGATGCGCATATAACTTTGAAACTTGATAAAGAGCGTGGCGTTTGGTATGTCAGCAGTTTCAGTGATGATCACAGTCACGTTCTAGCTAGACCGGATGAAGTCACGTTTCTTCGGTCTCATAATCAGATAAAAGAATATCAGAAAGGTGATATCTTAACTATGGGAGGTGCTGGAATCAGGAAACATATGATTTATGATACTCTCGTCAGTAGGTACGGGTCATATGCAAAGGCTGGTTTTGGGAGGAAGAAGCTTTATAACATGTGTTATAGAGAAAAAATGAAGTTTCTTGCACAAGGTGATGCAGACACTGCCATTGGGATCATGATGACCAGAAGAGAGAGGGATCCAGATTTCTTCTTTGAGCACACCGTCGATGATGAAGGAAGGCTGAAAAACCTATTCTGGTGTGATTCTCAATCACGTCGAGACTATGTTGACTACGGTGATGTGACCGTCTTCGACAGCACATACAGGATGAATAGGTATGGCATGCCATTTATACCTTTTGTCGGTCTGAACAACCACCATTGCACCACAGTATTCGGTTGTGCTCTTGTGTCTGACGAGACGGAAGATACATATGTCTGGCTGCTTCAGACGTTTTTGAGGGCTCACTGTCAGAAGAGGCCCAGGTCAGTAATTATTGATGGAGATGCAGCTATGATTAAGGCCATCAGAAAG GAACTTTGCTTGATTTCTGGAGTATGGAAGATTGCTCGTCCTTTGATTGAAGACAGTTTTTTGATGGATTGCTTGTGTCTATGA